The Dioscorea cayenensis subsp. rotundata cultivar TDr96_F1 unplaced genomic scaffold, TDr96_F1_v2_PseudoChromosome.rev07_lg8_w22 25.fasta BLBR01001396.1, whole genome shotgun sequence genome contains a region encoding:
- the LOC120256327 gene encoding uncharacterized protein LOC120256327, translated as MVSSKSLFVLTTLLGIILIVSLEVVSARELAQQTQEKVDKTKYEEEKIYGGPGLFPGGYYGYGYRPGNGYYNGFRPGYIPGNRYYGGYYNGYPYIPGYVGHP; from the exons ATGGTTTCCTCCAAGTCTCTGTTTGTTTTGACAACTCTCTTGGGAATCATTCTCATTGTCTCTTTGGAAGTGGTTTCAGCTCGCGAGCTAGCTCAGCAAACTC AGGAAAAAGTGgacaaaacaaaatatgaagaagagaagatatATGGAGGACCGGGGTTGTTCCCTGGTGGCTACTATGGCTATGGTTACCGACCAGGAAATGGTTACTACAATGGTTTTCGACCAGGCTATATTCCTGGTAACAGATACTATGGCGGTTACTATAATGGTTATCCTTATATTCCTGGCTACGTTGGTCATCCTTGA
- the LOC120256318 gene encoding probable protein S-acyltransferase 23, protein MASDDPEIEVISDPNSLHNGNPSSGEVRNFIEREGHTVSKPDGNGYHALQWATLNNHVDVAQYIIKHGGDVNAADNTQQIALHWEPVRGSVAIANAPETLSGERNTR, encoded by the exons ATGGCGTCCGATGATCCTGAAATCGAGGTCATCTCCGATCCAAATTCCCTGCACAATGGGAACCCTAGCTCCGGGGAG GTCCGGAACTTCATAGAGAGGGAGGGGCACACCGTCTCTAAGCCCGATGGCAATGGCTACCACGCCCTCCAGTGGGCCACCCTCAATAACCACGTCGACGTCGCTCAGTATATCATCAAg caTGGTGGTGATGTGAACGCGGCTGATAACACGCAACAAATAGCGTTGCATTGGGAGCCTGTCCGAGGATCGGTGGCCATCGCGAACGCTCCAGAAACACTATCGGGAGAACGAAACACCAGATGA